A stretch of the Streptomyces venezuelae genome encodes the following:
- a CDS encoding helix-turn-helix domain-containing protein yields the protein MTDGFPAPVAVATVPLAATVARVAELADKLGRNHAEVFDLHRLSDASGVPADVVKALLEGRPAGEPDLQARFLQRLDLLRRTRVKPNGRRYTQQEIADGAAMSRQQAGALINGDRRPTMEHCDAIQRFFGVHAGFLTAHDADALTDALLRTEQQLLQDLTAPAEAASAAADPLARLLQNHGVRGIAWRAAQLPSDKHRDKVTEWLDMLLESVKPNDLE from the coding sequence GTGACAGACGGCTTCCCGGCTCCCGTCGCGGTGGCCACCGTGCCCCTGGCAGCCACCGTCGCGCGCGTCGCCGAACTCGCGGACAAGCTCGGACGCAACCATGCCGAGGTCTTCGACCTGCACCGGCTCTCGGATGCCTCCGGCGTCCCGGCCGACGTGGTGAAGGCCCTGCTGGAAGGCCGCCCGGCCGGCGAACCGGACCTGCAGGCCCGCTTCCTGCAACGACTGGACCTGCTCCGCCGCACCCGGGTCAAGCCCAACGGGCGCCGGTACACCCAGCAGGAGATCGCAGACGGCGCGGCCATGTCGCGGCAGCAGGCCGGCGCCCTGATCAACGGCGACCGCCGCCCCACCATGGAACACTGTGACGCGATCCAGCGTTTCTTCGGGGTGCACGCCGGGTTCCTCACCGCCCACGACGCCGACGCCCTCACCGACGCGCTGCTCCGCACCGAGCAACAACTCCTCCAGGACCTCACCGCACCGGCCGAGGCCGCATCGGCCGCCGCCGATCCGCTGGCCCGGCTGCTACAGAACCACGGCGTACGCGGCATCGCCTGGCGGGCCGCCCAGTTGCCCAGCGACAAACACCGGGACAAAGTCACCGAATGGCTGGACATGCTGCTGGAAAGCGTCAAACCGAACGACCTTGAATGA
- a CDS encoding response regulator: MLRLILAEDSVLLRAGLAEVLTRSGHRVIAAVGDAAALREAVAAERPDVVVTDVRMPPDFRDEGLRAALELRSTDASLPVLVLSQYVATAYAAQLFTGGSAAGLGYLLKDRVGEVDEFLDALERVAGGQTVIDPEVVRVLLSHGPTADRPLARLTPREREVLALMAEGFNNQAVAARLFITEAAVVKHAGSIFMKLDLDPTEGNRRVLAVLAHLRGAPS, from the coding sequence GTGCTCCGGCTGATCCTGGCCGAGGATTCCGTGCTGCTGAGGGCCGGGCTGGCGGAGGTGCTCACCCGCAGCGGGCACCGGGTGATCGCGGCGGTCGGCGATGCGGCGGCCCTGCGCGAGGCGGTGGCCGCGGAGCGGCCCGACGTGGTGGTCACCGATGTCCGGATGCCGCCGGACTTCCGGGACGAGGGGCTGCGGGCCGCCCTCGAACTGCGCTCCACGGACGCATCGTTGCCGGTCCTGGTGCTGTCCCAGTACGTGGCGACGGCGTACGCGGCCCAGCTGTTCACCGGCGGTTCGGCAGCCGGGCTGGGCTATCTGCTCAAGGACCGGGTCGGCGAGGTCGACGAGTTCCTGGACGCACTGGAGCGGGTGGCGGGCGGCCAGACGGTGATCGACCCCGAGGTGGTACGGGTCCTGCTGAGCCACGGCCCGACGGCGGACCGCCCGCTGGCCCGGCTGACCCCGCGCGAGCGGGAGGTGCTGGCGCTGATGGCGGAGGGCTTCAACAACCAGGCGGTGGCGGCCCGGCTGTTCATCACGGAGGCGGCCGTGGTCAAGCACGCCGGGAGCATCTTCATGAAGCTGGACCTGGACCCGACGGAAGGCAACCGCCGGGTCCTGGCCGTACTTGCGCACCTGCGGGGCGCCCCGTCCTAG
- a CDS encoding helix-turn-helix domain-containing protein: MPHLAAVGPSDGLSRAARTGEECPAGDEPVRGAVRLERRKEILRQRREELGLSQEDLAARLRISVRAYGNWERGLVKEWTDRKLLALAEALEMSERQCFWLFRVMVDRDPPPTWRAAQGSRLPEDPAQRDYLRDYAALMEAVPYPSFLVDHRWDVALTNSAFDQLFQTVRPHPTALPDDNFLRFVLFHPDAAAVLEDHEPAWCVPLLAQFATALAADPEDQGLRSIRQEVARDPFMEAAYRYGVPHWLSTYGAEAAERDGAVLAVRHPDPRWGLVRCRMVSEHGRMLDAMGLTRITLVLSAPQGLPADRGGAGLPRQSAARLRAVPPLGE; this comes from the coding sequence GTGCCACATCTCGCAGCGGTGGGCCCGTCCGACGGCCTCTCCCGTGCCGCCCGGACCGGTGAGGAGTGCCCGGCGGGCGATGAGCCCGTACGTGGCGCAGTGCGGCTGGAACGCCGCAAGGAGATTTTGCGCCAGCGCCGCGAGGAACTGGGCCTGAGCCAGGAGGACCTCGCCGCCCGCCTGCGCATCAGTGTGCGTGCGTACGGCAACTGGGAGCGCGGACTCGTCAAGGAGTGGACCGACCGCAAACTGCTCGCCCTGGCCGAGGCCCTGGAGATGAGCGAACGCCAGTGCTTCTGGCTGTTCCGGGTGATGGTCGACCGCGACCCGCCGCCCACCTGGCGGGCCGCACAGGGAAGCCGGCTGCCCGAGGACCCGGCGCAGCGCGACTACCTCCGGGACTACGCCGCCCTGATGGAGGCCGTCCCGTACCCCAGCTTCCTGGTGGACCACCGCTGGGACGTGGCGCTCACCAACTCCGCCTTCGACCAGCTCTTCCAGACGGTCCGGCCGCACCCCACCGCACTGCCCGACGACAACTTCCTGAGGTTCGTGCTGTTCCATCCGGATGCGGCAGCGGTACTGGAGGACCACGAGCCCGCCTGGTGCGTGCCGCTGCTGGCCCAGTTCGCCACCGCGCTCGCCGCGGACCCGGAGGACCAGGGGCTGCGGAGCATCCGCCAGGAGGTGGCCCGGGACCCGTTCATGGAGGCCGCCTACCGGTACGGGGTGCCGCACTGGCTCAGCACGTACGGGGCCGAGGCCGCCGAACGCGACGGCGCGGTGCTCGCCGTCCGCCACCCGGACCCGCGCTGGGGCCTGGTGCGCTGCCGGATGGTGTCCGAACACGGCCGGATGCTCGACGCCATGGGCCTCACCCGGATCACCCTGGTCCTCTCCGCCCCGCAGGGACTGCCCGCGGACCGGGGCGGCGCCGGACTCCCGCGTCAATCGGCCGCCCGGCTGCGCGCCGTGCCGCCGCTGGGAGAGTGA
- a CDS encoding toxin-antitoxin system, toxin component, whose protein sequence is MSIGREQRRLCGELVAGIRLAAPVEPVDLYAALCEGMSRHRGRRVEFRMASFPPGTASGLWLDMADRDLVIIEERTAPDHQLVILGHELWHMKAGHCSHHVDGAAVAARLLSEEADLSETVRRVAARTRADVREETEAETFGLLLGSKCRPWLSATLSPAATERDQLAGRIEASLGYRGPRG, encoded by the coding sequence GTGAGCATAGGCAGAGAGCAGCGGCGGCTGTGCGGAGAGCTGGTGGCCGGCATCCGACTCGCCGCCCCCGTGGAACCCGTGGACCTCTACGCCGCCCTCTGCGAGGGCATGAGCAGGCACCGCGGTCGCCGGGTGGAGTTCCGGATGGCTTCGTTCCCGCCGGGGACCGCGAGCGGTCTCTGGCTCGACATGGCGGACCGGGACCTGGTGATCATCGAGGAGCGCACCGCTCCGGACCACCAGCTGGTGATCCTCGGCCACGAACTGTGGCACATGAAGGCGGGCCACTGCAGCCACCACGTCGACGGCGCCGCCGTCGCCGCCCGGCTGCTGTCCGAGGAGGCGGACCTCAGCGAGACCGTCCGGCGGGTTGCCGCCCGGACGCGCGCCGACGTGCGCGAGGAGACCGAGGCGGAAACCTTCGGGCTGCTGCTGGGCAGCAAGTGCCGGCCCTGGCTGTCGGCCACGCTGAGCCCCGCGGCGACCGAACGGGACCAGCTGGCCGGACGGATCGAGGCGTCCCTGGGCTACCGAGGGCCACGAGGCTGA
- a CDS encoding 6-phospho-beta-glucosidase, with the protein MRLTILGGGGFRVPLVYGALLGDRAPGRVTAVTLYDADPARLTAIARVLADQAEGVADAPAVTATNDLDEALRRADFVFSAIRVGGLEGRATDERVALAEGVLGQETVGAGGIAYGLRTVPVARELARRIARTAPDAWVINFTNPAGLVTEAMQEELGDRVIGICDSPVGLGRRIARVLGAVRPSEAWIDYVGLNHLGWVRGLHLGGRDELPRLLADDAALESFEEGRLFGAEWLKSIGAIPNEYLHYYYFNREAVRAYREAKQTRGAFLRDQQRAFYAEADRPGQAAGAALAAWDRTRAEREATYMAENREAAGAGEREQDDLESGGYEQVALALMRAIARDERTTLILNVRNRSTLSVLDGAAVIEVPCLVDANGAHPVAVDPLPYHAVGLVTAVKAVEREVLSAARSGSRATAVKAFALHPLVDSVAVARRLVDGYTADHPELAYLR; encoded by the coding sequence GTGCGGCTGACGATCCTCGGCGGAGGCGGATTCCGGGTCCCGCTCGTGTACGGGGCACTGCTCGGCGACCGGGCTCCGGGCCGCGTCACGGCGGTCACCCTGTACGACGCGGACCCCGCCCGGCTCACCGCCATCGCCCGGGTGCTGGCCGACCAGGCCGAGGGCGTGGCCGATGCCCCGGCCGTGACCGCCACCAATGACCTCGACGAGGCCCTGCGCCGTGCCGACTTCGTCTTCTCCGCCATCCGCGTCGGCGGCCTGGAGGGCCGCGCCACCGACGAGCGGGTGGCCCTGGCCGAGGGGGTGCTGGGCCAGGAGACGGTGGGCGCGGGCGGGATCGCGTACGGCCTGCGGACCGTGCCGGTGGCCCGCGAACTGGCCCGCCGGATCGCCCGGACGGCCCCGGACGCCTGGGTCATCAACTTCACCAACCCGGCCGGCCTGGTCACCGAGGCCATGCAGGAGGAGCTCGGCGACCGGGTCATCGGAATCTGCGATTCACCCGTGGGACTCGGCCGCCGGATCGCCCGGGTGCTGGGCGCCGTACGCCCCTCGGAGGCCTGGATCGACTACGTGGGCCTCAATCACCTGGGCTGGGTGCGCGGGCTGCACCTCGGCGGCCGGGACGAGCTGCCCCGGCTGCTGGCCGACGACGCAGCCCTGGAGTCCTTCGAGGAGGGGCGGCTGTTCGGCGCGGAATGGCTGAAATCCATCGGCGCCATCCCCAACGAATACCTCCACTACTACTACTTCAACCGCGAGGCGGTCCGCGCCTACCGGGAGGCGAAGCAGACCCGCGGCGCCTTCCTCCGCGACCAGCAGCGCGCCTTCTACGCCGAGGCGGACCGGCCCGGGCAGGCCGCCGGGGCGGCGCTGGCCGCCTGGGACCGGACCCGTGCGGAGCGCGAGGCCACGTACATGGCGGAGAACCGCGAGGCGGCGGGCGCCGGGGAGCGTGAGCAGGACGACCTGGAGTCCGGCGGCTACGAGCAGGTGGCCCTGGCGCTGATGCGGGCCATCGCCCGGGACGAGCGGACCACGCTGATCCTCAACGTCCGCAACCGCTCCACGCTGTCCGTCCTGGACGGCGCTGCCGTGATCGAGGTGCCCTGCCTGGTGGACGCGAACGGGGCGCATCCGGTGGCCGTCGATCCGCTGCCGTACCACGCGGTGGGGCTGGTCACGGCGGTCAAGGCGGTGGAGCGGGAGGTGCTGTCGGCGGCCCGCAGCGGCTCCCGGGCCACCGCGGTCAAGGCCTTCGCGCTGCACCCGCTGGTGGATTCGGTGGCGGTGGCACGGCGGCTGGTGGACGGGTACACGGCGGACCATCCGGAACTGGCCTACCTGCGCTGA
- a CDS encoding sensor histidine kinase — MRNGPRRFLFSWWPWRCWGYHLSGAVLGYAVLAVLAVLTGAGVLLALLGIGLVLLTLAAVSGVPLGALERRRLRLVEPVPVPAPHGILAGAGPLSWLRTRLRERSTWRELGYALLLALAFGPAGFGVTVLLAFSCILFATPVIVWAIAPDTVMLIPGRAVSGPLEGLGGTAVGLLGLVVAAYAAALLARAQVRTARLLLGPREEDGRVLELTRSRVRLVDAFEAERRRIERDLHDGAQQQLVALSMTLGLAERELRGVPAAAGAAELVARGRGEARQALEQLRNLVRGIHPQVLTDHGLAASVAEVALRHPVPVTVDLDVPRLPEPVEATAYFSVTEALANSAKHSGASRVEVTGRMAKGLLVVAVTDDGRGGADPSAGAGLAGLADRLAVLRGRLVVSSPVGGPTELRVEVPCSG, encoded by the coding sequence ATGCGAAACGGCCCGCGCCGGTTCCTGTTCTCCTGGTGGCCGTGGCGGTGCTGGGGCTACCACCTCTCGGGCGCGGTGCTCGGATATGCGGTACTGGCCGTCCTGGCCGTGCTGACCGGAGCCGGGGTGCTGCTGGCGCTGCTCGGCATCGGGCTGGTGCTGCTGACCCTGGCAGCGGTGTCCGGAGTGCCCCTCGGGGCCCTGGAACGGCGGCGGCTGCGGCTTGTGGAACCGGTGCCGGTACCGGCCCCGCACGGCATCCTGGCCGGGGCGGGTCCGCTGTCCTGGCTGCGGACCCGGCTGCGGGAGCGGTCCACCTGGCGGGAACTGGGGTACGCCCTGCTGCTGGCGCTGGCGTTCGGCCCGGCCGGATTCGGGGTGACCGTCCTGCTGGCCTTCTCGTGCATCCTGTTCGCCACGCCGGTGATCGTGTGGGCCATCGCGCCCGACACCGTGATGCTGATACCCGGCCGGGCGGTCTCGGGACCCCTGGAGGGGCTGGGCGGGACCGCCGTCGGGCTGCTGGGGCTGGTGGTGGCGGCGTACGCGGCTGCGCTGCTGGCCCGGGCCCAGGTCCGTACCGCACGGCTGCTGCTGGGGCCGCGCGAGGAGGACGGCCGGGTGCTGGAGCTGACCCGGTCCCGGGTCCGGCTGGTGGACGCCTTCGAGGCCGAACGGCGGCGGATCGAGCGGGACCTGCACGACGGGGCCCAGCAGCAGCTGGTGGCGCTGAGCATGACACTCGGGCTGGCCGAGCGGGAGCTGCGCGGGGTGCCGGCGGCGGCCGGGGCCGCCGAGCTGGTGGCCCGGGGCCGCGGCGAGGCCCGGCAGGCCCTGGAGCAGCTGCGGAACCTCGTACGGGGCATCCATCCGCAGGTCCTGACCGATCACGGGCTGGCCGCCTCGGTCGCGGAGGTGGCGCTGCGCCATCCCGTCCCGGTGACGGTCGATCTGGACGTGCCGCGGCTGCCCGAGCCGGTCGAGGCGACGGCGTACTTCTCGGTCACCGAGGCACTCGCCAACTCGGCCAAGCACAGCGGTGCTTCGCGGGTCGAGGTGACCGGCCGGATGGCGAAGGGGCTGCTCGTCGTGGCCGTCACCGACGACGGCCGCGGCGGTGCCGACCCGTCCGCCGGGGCCGGTCTGGCCGGGCTCGCGGACCGGCTGGCCGTACTGAGAGGCAGACTGGTGGTGTCGAGCCCGGTGGGCGGGCCGACCGAACTGCGTGTGGAGGTACCGTGCTCCGGCTGA
- a CDS encoding FAD-dependent monooxygenase, with translation MSESPRPEQPLPRRAVVIGGGLAGLLAAAALAPYADQITVVERDVLPTAAEPRAFLPQGHHAHLLWSGGAAAIEDLVPGFTDRMLAAGARRIPLTAGMVALSPGGWYRRWRPTHHLMAGTRELLDQVVRERVRALGKVRIVERTRVLGLTGDAGRVTGIRVQPHGAAAETLPAELVVDAAGRGTRTPQWLGELGLPEIREELVDSGLVYASRMYRAPAGTEDFPVVNIQPVARDPRPGKTAVIMPVEGGRWLVTLAGTRGGEPTGDSEAFAAFARTARHPVVAELLEYAEPLSEVSTFGNTANRRRYYEKSRAWPEGYVVVGDAVASFNPVYGHGMSVAAQGARALGRELARGGLRAPGLARRTQRAVARPVSVAWDLATGQDIFYPEAVGKRPGAADRLLARYVDRLVRTATADFAVATALTEVMTLSAPITALVRPDILLRALRGPRLAQLTGPPLTERELHFTRPTDAGVAETAGA, from the coding sequence ATGAGTGAGAGCCCCCGCCCCGAGCAGCCCCTGCCGAGACGGGCCGTCGTCATCGGCGGCGGGCTGGCCGGCCTGCTCGCCGCGGCGGCCCTCGCCCCGTACGCCGACCAGATCACCGTGGTCGAACGCGATGTGCTGCCGACGGCCGCCGAGCCGCGCGCCTTCCTGCCGCAGGGCCACCACGCGCACCTGCTGTGGTCCGGCGGGGCGGCGGCCATCGAGGACCTGGTCCCCGGGTTCACCGACCGGATGCTGGCGGCGGGGGCCCGCCGCATCCCGCTGACCGCGGGCATGGTGGCCCTCTCCCCGGGCGGCTGGTACCGGCGCTGGCGGCCCACCCACCACCTGATGGCGGGCACCCGGGAGCTGCTCGACCAGGTGGTCCGCGAACGGGTGCGGGCCCTGGGGAAGGTACGGATCGTGGAGCGGACCAGGGTGCTGGGCCTGACCGGCGATGCCGGACGGGTCACCGGCATCCGGGTGCAGCCGCACGGGGCGGCGGCAGAGACCCTGCCGGCCGAACTGGTGGTGGACGCGGCTGGCCGCGGCACCCGCACCCCGCAGTGGCTGGGGGAGCTCGGCCTGCCCGAAATCCGCGAGGAACTGGTGGACTCCGGTCTGGTTTATGCCAGCCGCATGTACCGGGCCCCGGCCGGGACCGAGGACTTCCCGGTCGTCAACATCCAGCCGGTGGCCCGCGATCCGCGGCCCGGCAAGACCGCCGTCATCATGCCGGTCGAGGGCGGCCGGTGGCTGGTCACCCTGGCCGGCACCCGGGGCGGCGAACCGACCGGCGACAGCGAGGCCTTCGCCGCCTTCGCGCGCACGGCACGGCACCCGGTGGTGGCCGAACTCCTGGAGTACGCCGAACCGCTCTCGGAGGTCAGCACCTTCGGCAACACCGCCAACCGGCGCCGCTACTACGAGAAGTCCCGGGCCTGGCCCGAGGGGTACGTGGTGGTCGGCGACGCCGTGGCCTCCTTCAACCCCGTCTACGGCCACGGCATGTCGGTGGCCGCCCAGGGCGCCCGCGCCCTGGGCCGGGAGCTCGCCCGGGGCGGACTGCGGGCCCCGGGCCTGGCCCGCCGCACCCAGCGGGCGGTGGCCCGGCCCGTGTCGGTGGCCTGGGACCTCGCCACGGGGCAGGACATCTTCTACCCGGAGGCCGTCGGGAAGCGGCCGGGCGCGGCGGATCGGCTATTGGCCCGCTATGTCGACCGGCTGGTGCGCACCGCCACCGCGGACTTCGCGGTGGCGACCGCGCTCACCGAGGTGATGACCCTGTCGGCCCCGATCACCGCCCTGGTCCGGCCGGACATCCTGCTGCGGGCGCTGCGCGGGCCGCGCCTCGCCCAGCTGACCGGACCGCCGCTGACGGAACGGGAACTCCACTTCACCCGGCCGACGGACGCGGGGGTGGCGGAGACCGCCGGGGCCTAG
- a CDS encoding GOLPH3/VPS74 family protein, translating to MAGTGVTLGEEIMLLSLDDESGWAKSRQAAGWAVAGGILLELVMAERVSVTGAYLGVLDSTPTGEPLLDGRLAQLEAWMKGRSKRRVTDWLTKDHTKAVGAAVQRLSERGLVTEERHKVLGLFPVRRYPEADGSTERELRERLTATVLGKADPDERTAGLLALLHSAKLHRLAFPEQPRKEVAQRMAEITAGEWAGESVRLAIRDMQAAVIAVTAATMAAAVA from the coding sequence ATGGCCGGTACGGGTGTCACGCTGGGCGAGGAAATCATGCTGCTCTCGCTGGACGACGAGTCCGGCTGGGCGAAATCGCGGCAGGCGGCCGGCTGGGCGGTCGCGGGCGGCATCCTGCTCGAACTGGTCATGGCGGAGCGGGTGTCGGTGACCGGCGCCTACCTCGGGGTGCTCGACTCCACCCCGACCGGCGAGCCGCTGCTCGACGGCCGGCTGGCGCAGCTGGAGGCCTGGATGAAGGGCCGCAGTAAGCGCCGGGTCACCGACTGGCTGACCAAGGACCACACCAAGGCCGTCGGGGCGGCCGTGCAGCGGCTGAGCGAGCGCGGCCTGGTGACCGAGGAGCGGCACAAGGTGCTGGGACTGTTCCCGGTGCGCCGCTACCCCGAGGCGGACGGCTCCACCGAGCGCGAGCTGCGCGAGCGCCTGACCGCGACCGTACTGGGCAAGGCCGATCCGGACGAGCGTACGGCCGGCCTGCTGGCCCTGCTGCATTCGGCCAAGCTGCACCGGCTGGCCTTCCCGGAGCAGCCGCGCAAGGAGGTCGCGCAGCGGATGGCGGAGATCACGGCCGGTGAATGGGCGGGGGAGAGCGTCCGGTTGGCGATCCGGGACATGCAGGCGGCGGTGATCGCGGTCACCGCGGCGACCATGGCCGCCGCGGTGGCATAG
- a CDS encoding MAB_1171c family putative transporter, translating into MKGLDFYIPASVLVVAFACKLPGLTRHWRDPLVRAVSVLLLVASSVFFFAAPPTIAAVNRLTGIPNFSAPLVYCILTAFSASCLLLLINWRGGPADRTRRLSRWCTALYSSVIVAQIVLFTLGEAPVERLRDFDTYYVHTPFIREMVLVYLVAHTGAAVVMTVLCRRWSLHVRGSLRSGLILMVCGFVLNLVFDAAKFAAVGARLTGRDWDMLSTTVAPPVASFSALLIGTGFVLPLLVQRLSASWQTWATYRRLGPLWRELRPVVPHGSRSVRISWWSPADLRVTQRVADIHDGILHLDPYFDHALRDRTRAAVLAAGAGSLQADATADAAMVAAAVRARAADPEEKVIGSADAYTSAAAEGPRDLVSISLALRSPVVEQTRRHAASTESSHP; encoded by the coding sequence TTGAAAGGCCTGGACTTCTACATTCCGGCCAGCGTGCTGGTCGTCGCGTTCGCCTGCAAGCTCCCGGGCCTGACCCGGCACTGGCGCGATCCGCTGGTGCGGGCCGTCAGCGTGCTGCTCCTGGTGGCCAGCTCGGTGTTCTTCTTCGCCGCACCGCCCACCATCGCCGCCGTCAACCGGCTGACCGGCATCCCCAACTTCTCGGCGCCACTGGTCTACTGCATACTCACCGCCTTCAGCGCCTCCTGCCTGCTGCTGCTCATCAACTGGCGCGGCGGGCCCGCCGACCGCACCCGCCGGCTCTCCCGCTGGTGCACGGCCCTGTACAGCTCGGTGATCGTGGCGCAGATCGTCCTGTTCACACTGGGCGAGGCGCCGGTGGAGCGGCTGCGCGACTTCGACACGTACTACGTGCACACCCCGTTCATCCGCGAGATGGTGCTGGTCTACCTGGTGGCGCACACCGGCGCCGCCGTCGTGATGACCGTGCTGTGCCGGCGCTGGTCGCTGCACGTCCGGGGCTCGCTGCGGTCCGGGCTGATCCTCATGGTGTGCGGGTTCGTCCTGAACCTGGTCTTCGACGCGGCCAAGTTCGCCGCCGTCGGCGCCCGCCTGACCGGCCGTGACTGGGACATGCTCAGCACCACCGTCGCCCCGCCCGTCGCCTCGTTCTCCGCCCTGCTCATCGGCACCGGCTTCGTGCTGCCGCTGCTGGTACAGCGGCTGTCGGCCAGCTGGCAGACCTGGGCGACGTACCGCCGGCTGGGTCCGCTCTGGCGCGAGCTGCGGCCGGTGGTCCCGCACGGCTCCCGCTCCGTACGCATCTCCTGGTGGTCCCCGGCGGACCTCCGGGTCACCCAGCGGGTGGCCGACATCCACGACGGGATCCTGCACCTCGACCCGTACTTCGACCACGCCCTGCGCGACCGCACCCGGGCGGCGGTCCTCGCAGCCGGGGCGGGCAGCCTGCAGGCCGACGCCACCGCCGACGCGGCGATGGTGGCCGCCGCCGTCCGGGCCCGGGCCGCGGACCCGGAGGAGAAGGTCATAGGCTCGGCGGACGCCTACACGTCGGCAGCCGCCGAGGGGCCGCGCGATCTGGTGAGCATCTCGCTCGCCCTCCGCTCCCCCGTCGTAGAACAGACCCGCCGGCATGCGGCCAGTACCGAAAGCAGCCATCCATGA
- a CDS encoding DUF4239 domain-containing protein translates to MSEWLVLAIAMALVCALVLAITAIRHRRAADDEDTSETPDVIEYMTMMVGVVYAIVLGLAIAGVWEARGAAEDSVRREAQALYEVSQRADVYPAAVRDRIRGEIDAYVAHTVAVDWPLLTSGEATTDKGGTLLAALRTDVTHQSPATELQAQAYQPLLDHIAAADDARHTRTQSSEATLPGVVWFGLLTGGVVTIGLIFALQIRRSGRELLLAGLFTALIVFLLFLVWSFDAPYGRDGLDSAAPFQDLFPALDL, encoded by the coding sequence GTGTCCGAATGGCTGGTCCTGGCCATCGCCATGGCGCTCGTCTGCGCCCTCGTCCTCGCCATCACCGCGATCCGGCACCGCCGGGCGGCCGATGACGAGGACACCAGCGAAACCCCCGATGTCATCGAGTACATGACGATGATGGTCGGCGTGGTCTACGCGATCGTGCTGGGCCTCGCCATCGCCGGAGTCTGGGAGGCCCGCGGCGCCGCCGAGGACAGCGTGCGCCGGGAGGCCCAGGCCCTCTACGAGGTCAGCCAGCGCGCCGACGTCTACCCGGCCGCCGTCCGCGACCGGATCCGCGGCGAGATCGATGCGTACGTCGCCCACACCGTCGCCGTGGACTGGCCGCTGCTGACCTCCGGCGAGGCCACCACGGACAAGGGGGGCACCCTGCTCGCCGCCCTGCGCACCGACGTCACCCACCAGAGCCCCGCCACCGAACTCCAGGCCCAGGCCTACCAGCCGCTGCTCGACCACATCGCCGCCGCCGACGACGCCCGGCACACCCGCACCCAGAGCTCGGAGGCCACCCTCCCGGGGGTGGTCTGGTTCGGGCTGCTCACCGGGGGAGTGGTCACCATCGGTCTGATCTTCGCCCTGCAGATCCGCCGGTCCGGCCGGGAGCTGCTGCTCGCCGGCCTGTTCACCGCGCTGATCGTGTTCCTGCTCTTCCTGGTGTGGAGCTTCGACGCCCCCTACGGCCGGGACGGGCTCGATTCCGCGGCCCCGTTCCAGGACCTGTTCCCGGCCCTGGACCTCTGA